A window of Haliscomenobacter hydrossis DSM 1100 contains these coding sequences:
- the mutL gene encoding DNA mismatch repair endonuclease MutL encodes MADVIQLLPDSIANQIAAGEVIQRPASVVKELMENSVDAGSKNIKLIVKDAGRTLIQVIDDGCGMSETDARMSFERHATSKIRSADDLFAIRTMGFRGEALASIASVAQVELRTRRHASEVGTLIQAEGSKVKSQEPCQTAAGTSFAVKNLFFNVPARRNFLKANTVEFRHILDEFERIVLANADVFFSLHHNGSEVFHLPPGNLRQRILGVFGNAVNTRLVPVVEETDIIQIKGFVGKPEFAKKVRGEQYFFVNSRFIKSSYLHHAVMSAYEEVLPKEMYPFYLLFLDIDPARIDVNVHPTKQEIKFEDDRLVYNYLKVAVRHGLGQHGVMPSLDFEQETSLQLPYLSSKMDQDKPFTTPPRNSSAWQSDEPKAFNSGKEDHAEQHREENNLRNWQLLYKDLGGASEGDGMGEGDDASGMQTMTIGSSWAQDEATTGPSTEEPFGKQQKVPYQIHGTYIVSQIKSGYMLIDQQAAHERILYENYLSMMNENRAATQQQLFPITLNFSPNDAEILKDLLPDIQLLGFDVQEFGGNSFVVNGLPVELAGKQNERSVMETLLEQHKIGLELQLNTRESLARSMARSAAVKRGQLLNEVEMQALMDQLFACSMPYRSPFGKKCFVTYELEDLQKHFE; translated from the coding sequence ATGGCTGATGTGATTCAGCTACTGCCCGACTCAATTGCCAATCAAATCGCTGCTGGTGAGGTCATTCAACGCCCTGCTTCGGTAGTCAAAGAGTTGATGGAGAATTCGGTAGACGCAGGCAGCAAGAACATCAAGTTGATTGTAAAGGATGCTGGACGAACCCTGATTCAGGTGATCGATGATGGCTGTGGCATGTCTGAAACCGACGCCCGGATGTCTTTTGAGCGCCATGCAACCTCCAAAATCCGCAGTGCCGATGATTTGTTTGCCATTCGCACCATGGGCTTTCGTGGAGAGGCGCTGGCTTCCATTGCTTCCGTTGCCCAGGTTGAATTGCGAACCCGCCGCCACGCCAGCGAAGTGGGCACCCTTATCCAGGCCGAAGGCTCCAAAGTAAAATCACAGGAACCTTGCCAAACGGCAGCCGGGACGAGTTTTGCCGTCAAAAACCTATTTTTCAACGTACCCGCCCGGCGCAATTTTCTCAAAGCCAACACCGTAGAATTTCGACATATTCTGGATGAGTTCGAACGCATCGTGCTGGCCAATGCCGATGTTTTTTTCTCGTTGCACCACAATGGTTCCGAAGTTTTCCATTTACCGCCCGGCAACTTGCGTCAGCGCATTCTGGGGGTTTTTGGCAATGCCGTCAACACCCGTCTGGTGCCCGTGGTGGAAGAAACCGACATCATCCAAATCAAAGGATTTGTGGGCAAACCCGAGTTTGCCAAAAAGGTACGGGGAGAACAGTATTTTTTTGTCAACAGTCGCTTCATCAAAAGCAGCTATTTGCACCACGCCGTGATGAGCGCTTACGAAGAAGTATTGCCCAAAGAAATGTACCCCTTTTATTTGCTCTTTTTGGACATTGATCCGGCCAGAATTGATGTCAATGTACACCCCACCAAGCAGGAGATCAAATTTGAAGACGATCGGCTGGTGTACAATTACCTCAAAGTAGCTGTGCGGCACGGCCTGGGTCAACACGGGGTGATGCCTTCGCTCGATTTTGAACAAGAAACCAGCTTACAACTGCCTTATCTATCCTCCAAGATGGATCAGGACAAACCCTTCACTACGCCGCCACGCAACAGCAGTGCCTGGCAAAGTGATGAACCCAAAGCCTTCAATTCGGGTAAAGAAGATCATGCTGAACAACACCGGGAGGAAAACAACTTGCGCAATTGGCAATTGTTGTACAAAGATTTGGGCGGAGCCTCCGAAGGTGATGGTATGGGAGAAGGGGATGACGCAAGTGGAATGCAAACCATGACCATCGGCAGCTCATGGGCACAAGACGAAGCCACCACTGGTCCCAGTACTGAGGAACCGTTTGGCAAACAACAAAAAGTGCCTTACCAAATTCATGGCACCTACATCGTCAGCCAAATCAAGTCGGGGTACATGCTCATCGACCAGCAAGCCGCACATGAACGCATCTTGTATGAAAATTACCTCAGCATGATGAATGAAAATCGAGCGGCTACTCAGCAACAATTGTTTCCAATCACCCTGAATTTTAGCCCCAACGATGCCGAGATCCTTAAAGACTTGCTGCCCGATATTCAGCTTTTGGGGTTTGATGTGCAAGAGTTTGGGGGAAACTCTTTTGTGGTCAATGGTTTGCCTGTAGAATTGGCTGGAAAACAAAACGAACGCAGCGTAATGGAAACACTGCTCGAACAACATAAAATTGGCCTGGAATTGCAGCTGAATACCCGCGAAAGCCTGGCTCGCTCCATGGCGCGCAGTGCTGCGGTCAAACGCGGGCAATTGCTCAATGAAGTGGAAATGCAAGCCCTCATGGATCAATTGTTTGCATGTTCAATGCCTTACCGCAGCCCTTTTGGGAAAAAGTGTTTTGTTACCTACGAATTAGAAGATTTGCAAAAACATTTTGAATAA
- a CDS encoding rhomboid family intramembrane serine protease encodes MTRITDVVKHLLIINVLVFFATLLAWGNPAPELMGPLLGGTGDFANWERYQLALFFPSSPYFRPYQLVSHMFMHADIRHLLLNMLGLYMFGSALETFWGERKFLFYYLFSGLGGMLLYLFVKYLEISSGNVEDQVMKYYLQNVPMLGASGAIFGLMVGYGMQFPDNVISLLFPPISLKAKYFVLIFAGLELFFGLGIVNISSGVAHFAHLGGALFGFLLILYWRKYGSRL; translated from the coding sequence ATGACGCGCATTACCGATGTGGTTAAACATTTGTTGATCATCAACGTTTTAGTATTCTTCGCTACTTTGTTGGCCTGGGGTAATCCTGCTCCTGAGTTGATGGGGCCATTGTTGGGCGGCACGGGAGATTTTGCCAATTGGGAACGCTATCAGTTGGCTTTGTTTTTTCCAAGCTCCCCGTATTTTCGGCCTTATCAACTGGTGAGCCACATGTTTATGCATGCTGACATTAGGCATCTACTCCTGAACATGCTCGGGTTGTACATGTTCGGTAGCGCTTTGGAAACCTTTTGGGGGGAGCGAAAGTTTTTGTTTTATTACCTGTTTAGTGGTCTTGGAGGGATGTTGCTGTATTTGTTCGTCAAATATTTGGAAATAAGCTCGGGAAATGTGGAGGACCAAGTCATGAAGTACTACCTCCAAAATGTTCCGATGCTGGGGGCCTCGGGGGCTATCTTCGGCCTGATGGTCGGATACGGTATGCAGTTTCCGGACAACGTCATCAGTTTGCTGTTTCCACCAATTTCACTTAAAGCCAAATATTTTGTGCTCATATTTGCAGGCCTCGAATTGTTTTTTGGCCTGGGTATTGTGAACATCAGCAGCGGGGTAGCACATTTTGCCCACTTGGGTGGTGCATTATTTGGCTTTTTATTGATCCTTTATTGGCGTAAATACGGCAGTCGGCTATAA
- a CDS encoding rhomboid family intramembrane serine protease, with product MLRSIWEDLKREFNYGNAVTRIILVNVAVFVGINLVNIGLYLFNGWKADSTAFKQFLDYFCMSSDWKFVLFHPWVIITNMFSHYSFSHILWNMIFYHMCGRIVGDLLGNKRVLPIYLMGGIAGAAMFFITENLLNGGPFSGGPSTALGASAAVMATVVISGVIAPDYVIRLLLIGDVKLKYIVFTLIFLDLTFIAVGDSNSGGLFAHIGGDAFGFIYAWQLRKGNDFAFPFIRFFDWWDGVWSRWRTGKAPQRGPKVAYKNPKVREKTTAGRHDSNKRSTSAPPRYDNMSHQEQLDAILDKIKQHGYESLSTEEKEFLFNASKK from the coding sequence ATGTTAAGGTCGATCTGGGAGGATTTAAAACGGGAATTCAACTACGGGAACGCGGTAACACGCATTATCCTGGTCAACGTTGCGGTGTTTGTAGGGATCAATTTGGTCAATATCGGATTGTACCTCTTCAATGGTTGGAAAGCAGACAGTACTGCTTTTAAGCAGTTCTTGGATTACTTCTGTATGTCCTCCGACTGGAAATTTGTGCTGTTCCACCCTTGGGTGATCATCACCAATATGTTCAGCCATTATTCGTTCAGCCATATTTTGTGGAACATGATTTTTTACCACATGTGTGGAAGAATAGTGGGCGACCTACTCGGGAATAAAAGGGTTTTGCCCATTTATCTGATGGGGGGTATCGCTGGGGCTGCAATGTTTTTTATTACTGAAAATCTGCTCAATGGTGGGCCATTTTCCGGTGGGCCGAGTACTGCTTTGGGAGCTTCGGCGGCAGTGATGGCAACCGTGGTCATTTCCGGCGTTATCGCGCCAGATTATGTGATTCGTTTGTTGTTGATCGGTGATGTAAAACTCAAGTACATTGTGTTTACCCTGATTTTTTTAGACCTTACTTTTATCGCGGTGGGTGACAGCAACTCAGGCGGTTTGTTTGCCCATATCGGCGGGGATGCGTTTGGATTTATATACGCTTGGCAATTGCGCAAAGGCAACGATTTTGCTTTTCCGTTCATTCGTTTTTTTGATTGGTGGGATGGTGTTTGGTCGCGTTGGAGAACGGGGAAGGCACCACAGCGCGGCCCCAAGGTGGCGTATAAAAATCCCAAAGTCCGGGAAAAAACCACAGCAGGCCGGCACGATTCAAACAAACGCAGCACCAGTGCTCCTCCCCGTTACGACAACATGAGCCACCAGGAGCAGTTGGATGCCATCCTTGACAAAATCAAGCAGCATGGGTACGAAAGTTTGAGCACCGAAGAGAAAGAATTTTTATTCAATGCCAGCAAAAAATAA
- a CDS encoding endonuclease/exonuclease/phosphatase family protein: MQKIIRWVNVLIVFLTLMTYLAPFVSPARFWPFAFIGLVYPTLLVFNLLFVVYWAVQRQWRALLSVGVILIGWNHFLGLVGFHFGQETVQGAPNIKLMTFNVYGFDDFHQRGLPAAANELESLVYLHQPDVLCMQEFLYDKQRGPAYLKALTQHNGLTHSVWKPAEELAIFSRYPILRSEVRYFGSTNGYRFADLQVGEQIIRVYNVHLRSNSITGLTNKVVDSGDLREKETWSSVGSILRNFKRAAQGRASQVEELMAHLANSPYPVLVCGDFNDIPQSYTYHRIRKKLDDAFLSSGSGIGITYAGRIPGLRIDYIFTDQRFTPVYCERGKVSFSDHRPVIAVIKL; encoded by the coding sequence GTGCAAAAAATCATCCGCTGGGTCAATGTGCTGATCGTTTTTCTTACCCTCATGACTTACCTCGCGCCTTTTGTTAGTCCGGCGCGGTTTTGGCCTTTCGCTTTTATTGGACTGGTCTATCCAACCTTATTGGTATTCAATTTACTGTTTGTGGTGTATTGGGCCGTTCAGCGTCAATGGCGCGCCTTGCTTTCAGTAGGCGTGATTCTCATCGGGTGGAACCATTTTTTGGGTTTGGTTGGTTTTCATTTTGGACAGGAGACGGTGCAAGGTGCGCCCAACATCAAGTTGATGACCTTTAACGTCTACGGTTTTGATGATTTTCACCAAAGAGGTTTACCCGCAGCGGCCAACGAATTGGAATCTTTGGTCTACCTCCATCAACCCGATGTGTTGTGTATGCAAGAGTTTTTGTACGACAAACAGCGCGGCCCGGCTTACCTGAAGGCCTTGACGCAACACAACGGATTGACCCATTCGGTGTGGAAACCTGCCGAGGAGTTGGCTATCTTTTCCCGGTATCCCATTTTGCGCTCAGAAGTCCGTTATTTTGGTAGTACCAATGGTTATCGGTTTGCTGATCTTCAAGTGGGTGAACAAATTATCCGGGTGTACAATGTGCACCTCCGCTCCAATTCCATCACCGGACTGACCAATAAAGTAGTAGATTCCGGCGATCTGCGTGAAAAAGAAACCTGGAGCAGTGTAGGCAGCATCCTGCGCAATTTCAAACGCGCTGCACAGGGGCGGGCCAGCCAGGTAGAGGAGTTGATGGCGCATTTGGCCAATAGCCCTTATCCCGTTCTGGTTTGTGGTGATTTTAATGATATTCCCCAATCGTATACTTATCATCGCATTCGGAAAAAACTGGATGATGCTTTTTTGTCATCTGGTTCCGGAATCGGGATCACTTATGCCGGCCGCATCCCTGGACTGCGCATTGATTACATTTTTACTGATCAACGATTTACCCCCGTGTATTGCGAGCGGGGTAAAGTGAGTTTTTCCGATCATCGCCCGGTCATTGCGGTGATAAAACTTTAA
- the cysS gene encoding cysteine--tRNA ligase — MNSELKIYNSLSKEKEVFRPIHPGRVGMYVCGPTVYSNVHLGNCRTFVSFDIVYRYLQFLGYKVRYVRNVTDVGHLEGDVDTGGEDKLGKRARLEELQPMEIAHKYTVGFHDMMRVFNVLPPSIEPRATGHIPEQIEMVQQILDNGYAYEVNGSVYFDTLKFAEKDGIYGELSGRKIEDLIAESRNNLKKQDEKRHPSDFAIWIKAAPEHLMHWNSPWSVGFPGWHLECSAMSTKYLGKTFDIHGGGNDLKFPHHENEVAQNYGACGCTPARTWMHGNMLLLNGKKMSKSDGNSIMPEELFTGKSAHLSKGYTPMVVRFFMLQTHYRSTLDLSDDALQAAEKGYRRLMEAYATLQALPFSGDAAAGAQDKEVSEWITSVHDEMNDDFNTPKALARLFEIVSRVNSWKGGQLSMEGLTEATYKELKATFTTFIFDIFGLQDEAAASSDDGFKTLDGLMHLIIDMRQDVRTRKDWAASDKIRDVLKEVGIVLKDGKEGTAWSKE, encoded by the coding sequence ATGAACAGTGAACTAAAAATTTACAACAGTCTCAGTAAAGAGAAAGAAGTTTTTCGTCCCATTCACCCCGGCCGGGTTGGGATGTACGTGTGTGGGCCTACCGTTTACAGCAATGTTCATTTGGGCAACTGTCGCACCTTTGTCAGCTTCGATATCGTTTACCGCTACTTACAATTTCTGGGGTACAAAGTACGCTACGTGCGCAACGTTACCGACGTAGGCCACCTCGAAGGAGATGTGGATACGGGTGGGGAAGATAAACTGGGCAAACGCGCCCGCCTGGAGGAATTGCAACCCATGGAAATTGCGCACAAATATACTGTGGGATTCCACGACATGATGCGCGTCTTCAACGTGCTTCCCCCCAGTATTGAACCCCGCGCTACCGGACACATCCCGGAGCAGATCGAGATGGTACAACAAATTCTCGACAATGGATATGCCTACGAAGTCAATGGTTCGGTTTATTTTGATACCCTCAAGTTTGCCGAAAAGGACGGAATATATGGGGAGTTGTCGGGCCGTAAAATCGAAGACCTGATTGCCGAATCGCGCAACAACCTCAAAAAACAAGACGAAAAGCGGCATCCTTCCGATTTTGCCATTTGGATCAAAGCCGCCCCGGAGCACCTGATGCACTGGAACTCGCCCTGGTCGGTGGGCTTCCCCGGATGGCACCTGGAATGCTCGGCGATGAGCACCAAATACCTGGGCAAAACCTTTGACATTCACGGTGGGGGCAACGACCTCAAGTTTCCACACCACGAAAACGAAGTAGCGCAAAACTACGGTGCTTGTGGCTGTACGCCCGCCCGTACCTGGATGCACGGCAATATGCTTTTGCTCAACGGCAAAAAAATGTCCAAATCCGACGGCAACTCCATCATGCCGGAGGAACTGTTTACGGGCAAAAGCGCCCACCTCAGCAAGGGATATACCCCGATGGTGGTGCGCTTTTTTATGCTGCAAACCCATTACCGCAGCACCCTTGACCTGAGCGATGACGCTTTGCAAGCCGCCGAAAAAGGTTACCGCCGCCTGATGGAGGCGTATGCCACTTTACAAGCACTGCCCTTCAGCGGCGACGCTGCGGCTGGAGCTCAAGACAAGGAAGTAAGCGAGTGGATCACTTCCGTACACGATGAAATGAACGACGATTTCAATACACCCAAGGCACTGGCGCGTTTGTTTGAAATCGTCAGCCGGGTCAACAGTTGGAAAGGGGGACAATTGAGCATGGAGGGTTTGACAGAAGCGACCTACAAAGAGCTAAAAGCGACCTTCACAACGTTTATCTTTGATATCTTTGGCCTGCAAGATGAAGCGGCTGCCTCCAGTGACGATGGCTTCAAAACCCTCGATGGCTTGATGCACCTGATCATCGACATGCGCCAGGATGTGCGCACCCGCAAGGATTGGGCTGCATCGGATAAAATTCGGGATGTCCTCAAAGAAGTGGGAATCGTGCTCAAAGATGGGAAAGAAGGAACAGCGTGGAGTAAGGAGTGA
- a CDS encoding tetratricopeptide repeat protein, producing the protein MSNQALIELVTEFEAKMEQGEFFFLDQDAYRHLIDHYLNEEIFDRAMEVAERAIDCHSYTVEFLLRKAEILIQSNQEYPALDVLIQAEKLAPNEPEISLLRAQALTYLGEHHAAHEQLNQLPEELDAATNAELYFVRALIYEHQDEYQSMFLALKAAVSYDSEMRHCLEKLMCAVQHIRNYEESVQLHEQIIDENPYCSVAWYNLGLSQSYLGNYDEALEALEYAYLADESNELAYRERADLAFELQRYELTLDICEEIQTLFHTDGDLLLRQGQCLLRLGRVSTAKPLLMEALRLEPHNDEAFFHLAEVAIAEEQWQLAIHFCSKAIEIDDNREEYHALIAAVYAQEGDYELAEEHYDRATEIAPEDVSLWLQYAVLLMETDRAEAALEILDIAEESAVGPELSYCRIVCLFMAGDRQEALLLLSEALEEDYAAHDLLFTMAPDLKKDSEVASLLKAYF; encoded by the coding sequence ATGAGTAACCAGGCATTGATCGAATTAGTTACCGAGTTTGAAGCCAAGATGGAACAAGGAGAATTCTTTTTTCTTGACCAGGACGCCTACCGTCATTTGATTGACCATTACCTCAATGAAGAGATTTTTGACCGCGCCATGGAAGTGGCGGAGCGCGCCATTGATTGCCACAGCTATACGGTAGAATTTCTTTTGCGCAAAGCAGAAATCCTCATTCAATCCAATCAGGAATACCCTGCGCTTGATGTGCTCATTCAGGCCGAAAAATTGGCTCCCAACGAGCCGGAAATATCGCTGCTACGTGCACAAGCGCTTACTTATCTTGGCGAGCACCATGCCGCTCACGAACAATTGAATCAGCTACCAGAAGAACTGGATGCGGCGACCAACGCCGAATTGTACTTCGTACGGGCTTTAATTTATGAGCACCAGGATGAGTACCAATCCATGTTTCTGGCGCTTAAGGCTGCGGTAAGTTATGATTCAGAAATGCGCCATTGTCTGGAAAAGCTCATGTGTGCGGTGCAACACATCCGCAATTACGAAGAAAGTGTACAACTGCATGAGCAAATCATTGATGAAAATCCATATTGCAGTGTAGCCTGGTACAACCTGGGGCTTTCCCAGTCTTACCTCGGCAATTACGATGAAGCCCTCGAAGCCCTGGAGTATGCCTACCTTGCGGATGAAAGCAATGAACTGGCTTACCGGGAGCGTGCGGACCTGGCTTTTGAGTTGCAACGCTACGAGCTTACCCTGGATATTTGTGAAGAAATCCAAACGCTTTTTCATACCGATGGCGACCTACTGTTGCGCCAGGGACAATGCCTCCTGCGCCTGGGTCGGGTCAGCACGGCCAAACCATTGCTGATGGAAGCGCTGCGCTTGGAGCCCCACAACGATGAAGCTTTTTTTCATTTGGCTGAGGTGGCCATCGCTGAAGAACAATGGCAATTGGCCATTCATTTTTGTAGCAAAGCGATTGAGATTGACGACAACCGCGAAGAATACCACGCCCTCATTGCCGCAGTTTATGCTCAGGAAGGCGATTATGAGCTGGCCGAAGAGCACTATGACCGTGCTACGGAGATTGCGCCGGAAGATGTCAGCCTCTGGCTGCAATACGCAGTGTTGTTGATGGAGACCGATCGGGCAGAAGCTGCGTTGGAAATTTTAGACATCGCGGAAGAAAGCGCGGTAGGGCCGGAATTGAGCTATTGTCGCATCGTTTGCCTGTTTATGGCTGGCGACCGCCAGGAGGCGCTGCTTTTACTCAGCGAAGCGCTGGAAGAGGATTATGCGGCGCATGATTTGTTGTTTACTATGGCACCAGATTTGAAAAAAGACAGCGAAGTAGCGTCTTTGCTGAAAGCATATTTTTGA